From one Larimichthys crocea isolate SSNF chromosome XVIII, L_crocea_2.0, whole genome shotgun sequence genomic stretch:
- the cdca7a gene encoding cell division cycle-associated protein 7a isoform X1, with product MPSTRSMKLAAQSPSTRMSLRSFRSSPLVPMETSSSSSSDDSCDSFGSDGGFANTRSSLRQTRRMAQKPKVFEATSEEDTCSGFDDSVIHSQMKAMKVDSDSPRRGRRSNGLKIAMTFPTKKTGKKRPASEPLPQSRVLDPDSDQEENFMDKRALNIKENKEMLAKLMAELNKVPGLFPRRMAVSASTTPRQTPRRCMGTPGARRRNPARSSRPHTRSRTLVDGPPSPTPEEEPEDKFSLVRKSRYFEEYDEPQPRRRSFNGTKAIPHVVRPVDEITEMELDRICHNVREKVYNSSTGSTCHQCRQKTTDTKTNCRNAECVGVRGQFCGPCLRNRYGEEVRDALLNPEWQCPPCRGICNCSFCRARDGRCATGVLVYLAKYHGFDNVHAYLRSLKKELEESSK from the exons ATGCCATCCACCCGCTCCATG AAACTGGCGGCCCAGTCTCCGTCCACCAGGATGAGTCTGAGGAGCTTCCGCAGCTCCCCGCTGGTTCCCATGGAgacttcatcctcctcttcctccgatGACAGCTGTGATAGCTTCGGCTCCGACGGAGGCTTTGCAAATACG AGGAGCAGCCTGAGACAGACGAGGAGGATGGCACAGAAACCAAAGGTGTTTGAGGCGACATCAGAGGAGGATACATGCAGCGGGTTTGATGACAGTGTGATCCACAGTCAGATGAAAGCCATG aaagtaGACTCTGATTCTCCGAGGCGTGGCCGCAGGTCCAACGGCTTGAAGATCGCGATGACGTTCCCCACCAAGAAGACGGGCAAGAAGAGGCCTGCCTCTGAGCCGCTTCCTCAATCTAGAGTACTGGACCCTGACTCTGACCAAGAGGAGAACTTCATGGACAAGAGAGCCCTGAATATTAAGGAGAACAAAGAAATG cttgcAAAGCTCATGGCGGAGCTGAACAAAGTACCTGGACTCTTCCCAAGACGCATGGCAGTGTCGGCATCCACTACG CCTCGTCAGACACCACGGCGGTGCATGGGAACTCCGGGAGCTCGTAGGAGAAACCCGGCGCGTTCGTCCCGACCCCACACACGGTCCCGCACGCTGGTGGACGGACCTCCCAGCCCAACTCCAGAGGAGGAGCCCGAGGACAAGTTCAGCCTGGTTCGCAAAAGCCGCTACTTTGAGGAATACGACGAGCCA cAGCCCCGTCGGCGTTCCTTCAACGGTACCAAGGCCATCCCTCACGTGGTGCGTCCCGTGGACGAGATCACAGAGATGGAGCTGGACAGAATCTGCCACAACGTGCGGGAGAAGGTCTACAACAGCTCCACT GGATCCACTTGTCACCAGTGCCGCCAGAAAACAACCGACACTAAAACCAACTGCCGTAACGCGGAGTGTGTCGGGGTGAGGGGTCAGTTCTGTGGCCCGTGTCTCCGTAACCGCTACGGAGAGGAGGTCAGAGACGCTCTGCTGAATCCC GAGTGGCAGTGCCCGCCATGCAGAGGGATCTGCAACTGCAGCTTCTGTCGAGCCCGAGACGGTCGCTGTGCTACAGGAGTGTTGGTTTACCTGGCTAAATATCACGGCTTTGATAATGTGCATGCCTACCTGAGAAG CCTAAAAAAGGAGCTAGAAGAGAGTAGCAAGTAA
- the cdca7a gene encoding cell division cycle-associated protein 7a isoform X2, with the protein MPSTRSMKLAAQSPSTRMSLRSFRSSPLVPMETSSSSSSDDSCDSFGSDGGFANTRSSLRQTRRMAQKPKVFEATSEEDTCSGFDDSVIHSQMKAMKVDSDSPRRGRRSNGLKIAMTFPTKKTGKKRPASEPLPQSRVLDPDSDQEENFMDKRALNIKENKEMLAKLMAELNKVPGLFPRRMAVSASTTPRQTPRRCMGTPGARRRNPARSSRPHTRSRTLVDGPPSPTPEEEPEDKFSLVRKSRYFEEYDEPPRRRSFNGTKAIPHVVRPVDEITEMELDRICHNVREKVYNSSTGSTCHQCRQKTTDTKTNCRNAECVGVRGQFCGPCLRNRYGEEVRDALLNPEWQCPPCRGICNCSFCRARDGRCATGVLVYLAKYHGFDNVHAYLRSLKKELEESSK; encoded by the exons ATGCCATCCACCCGCTCCATG AAACTGGCGGCCCAGTCTCCGTCCACCAGGATGAGTCTGAGGAGCTTCCGCAGCTCCCCGCTGGTTCCCATGGAgacttcatcctcctcttcctccgatGACAGCTGTGATAGCTTCGGCTCCGACGGAGGCTTTGCAAATACG AGGAGCAGCCTGAGACAGACGAGGAGGATGGCACAGAAACCAAAGGTGTTTGAGGCGACATCAGAGGAGGATACATGCAGCGGGTTTGATGACAGTGTGATCCACAGTCAGATGAAAGCCATG aaagtaGACTCTGATTCTCCGAGGCGTGGCCGCAGGTCCAACGGCTTGAAGATCGCGATGACGTTCCCCACCAAGAAGACGGGCAAGAAGAGGCCTGCCTCTGAGCCGCTTCCTCAATCTAGAGTACTGGACCCTGACTCTGACCAAGAGGAGAACTTCATGGACAAGAGAGCCCTGAATATTAAGGAGAACAAAGAAATG cttgcAAAGCTCATGGCGGAGCTGAACAAAGTACCTGGACTCTTCCCAAGACGCATGGCAGTGTCGGCATCCACTACG CCTCGTCAGACACCACGGCGGTGCATGGGAACTCCGGGAGCTCGTAGGAGAAACCCGGCGCGTTCGTCCCGACCCCACACACGGTCCCGCACGCTGGTGGACGGACCTCCCAGCCCAACTCCAGAGGAGGAGCCCGAGGACAAGTTCAGCCTGGTTCGCAAAAGCCGCTACTTTGAGGAATACGACGAGCCA CCCCGTCGGCGTTCCTTCAACGGTACCAAGGCCATCCCTCACGTGGTGCGTCCCGTGGACGAGATCACAGAGATGGAGCTGGACAGAATCTGCCACAACGTGCGGGAGAAGGTCTACAACAGCTCCACT GGATCCACTTGTCACCAGTGCCGCCAGAAAACAACCGACACTAAAACCAACTGCCGTAACGCGGAGTGTGTCGGGGTGAGGGGTCAGTTCTGTGGCCCGTGTCTCCGTAACCGCTACGGAGAGGAGGTCAGAGACGCTCTGCTGAATCCC GAGTGGCAGTGCCCGCCATGCAGAGGGATCTGCAACTGCAGCTTCTGTCGAGCCCGAGACGGTCGCTGTGCTACAGGAGTGTTGGTTTACCTGGCTAAATATCACGGCTTTGATAATGTGCATGCCTACCTGAGAAG CCTAAAAAAGGAGCTAGAAGAGAGTAGCAAGTAA